GACCAAAGGAAGCCATAGCTACTGGATCTTCTTGAAGATTCTTGAGAGCGATCCAATCGTCAGGCGCGTCAGAAGGCACACTAGTCACTAGACCCGTACCCACATTGGGATCGCAGAAACCAGCAGGCAATACCATTATCTCGCGGTGAATTACCGGAGCGACGCAATGCACACCAATCAGGTCTCTTCCCCGAAGTTCTCCTAGAATTTTCAGCCCTTCCTTTTGATAAGTTAATTTCTCATAGGCTTCCCTTGAGACGACCCATGTCTCATCTCCCACCCGTATTTTGACATAATTTACCTCTGGATTCACCCAGAAATTGGTTTGACCAAACACCGTTTCGGGCCGGAGGGTAGCGGCGACGAGATACATGTCCCCTAATCTGAATTTTAGCAAGGTATATTCGACTATCTCAGCACTACCACCTTTTTGGATATCGGTCTCTGACGCATCCACTGCCACTGGCCCGCAGTTGACGCAGGCAGGGGCATAATAGGGCTTTTGTATCAATAGTCCCTTTTCCATAAGTTTGCGGAATTGCCATTGTATAAATTTACCATAATCTGGACTAATAGTGCAGGTGAATCTTCTCCAATCAGCAAGGAAGCCAAATCTTTTCCAATAATCATTAACATAGACATTGTTGAAAAATTCTACCACTTTCAAGGGATCTTGAAGATCATCTAATTTCTCTGGTGGACAACCATTCGCCAATAGATATTCTATTGTTTTAGGATCTTTTCTCTTTACTCTATTTGCAAGGCTGATGGCTCCATTTCCTGTTGCATGGGTCCCGACAGGAAATAGGACGTTGTCGCCCCTCATGCGTCGGTAACGTGTAATAGCGTCCACATAAGAAAAGCCACGCATATGTCCAACATGAAGATATCCAGTAACACCAGGGTAGGCGAAAATCATCATGAATTTAGGGCAATCGTTTCTATTAGCCTCATTGATTTTAGCTTCATACCATCGACTCTGCCATTTTTTCTCGATTTCCGCCCAGCTATCGAACATATTTACAACCTTCCAGGTTATTATGCATGACGGTAAATAGGATTTCGGCGATTTGAAGAGCTTTCTGGATAGTGAATCTTTTAAATAAAAAAAATGCTATTAAGATTTAGTATGACAAAATGAGACTATTAAAGCAATGTTTAAATATTATCGTATGACATACATATGACAAGTCCACCTATAAGGTGCTGGTGAGCTGCGAAAATGGATGGCGAAAGGATCACACTTAGGTTAGAGCCCGAGGATTTAGAACTCATCGATGAATTCGTTGAGAAGAGACCTGAATTCTCGAATCGCTCTCATCTTGCACGCGTTGCCATTCGCACATTCATTGAAGGGGCTAGTGGTACACCAGTATCGGAGGAGCGGGGCGCTCGGATAACGGTAGAGATGCCCAAAGCCGTGCTTCATGTACTGAATGCAATGGTTAAAGAGGGCTACTACAACTCAATCGCTGATGCGATAGAGGAGACCGTTAGAAAGGAGTTCATTTCCAAAGAGCATTTAGAAGATGCCAAGAAACGAGCTCTGGAGGCGCGAAAGAACACTCCTGAGTATGTCCCGTAAAATACGGTGGGCGAAAAGGCTGGACGGTGAAAAGCCGCCAGAGGGGATGGGGTGCACGGTCACAAGGACCGATAGGTAACCTGTCCTCAACAGACCAGGAGGCAGGGATGGCGATGGATAGAGATGAGAGGGCTGAGCAGTTAGTAGCGATGCTCAGTAAAGGCATAGCTGAGCCAAAAATAACTGTTGTTGGCTGCGGAGGCGCGGGCAATAACATCGTGCATGGGTTATATTCTGAAAACAAGGGCAATGTTGTCACTATTGCAATCAATACTGACGAACGCAAGTTGCAGGAGATATCGGCTCACAAAAAGCTATTGATCGGAAAAGATGTGACGATGGGTAAAGGTGCCGGAGGATTCCCCGAGGTTGGTGAGTACTGCGCCGAGTGCGCCCGGCCTTATGTGCGTGAAGCTTTATATGGTAGCGATATCGTGATCATCGTCGCCGGTATGGGAGGCGGAACTGGTACTGGTGTCGCTCCTGTGGTAGCTCAGGTATCGAAAGAATTGGATGCTGTAACTTTTGCTATTGCAATTTCACCTTTTTCCTACGAAAAGGAGAGAGCGCATAAAGCCAAAGAAGGGATTTTAAAGTTGAGGAAAGTGGTTAATGACACCATCGTTCTGGATAACGATAGATTAATGGATATCGCTGGAGACATGCCATTGTCCGAGTCTTTAGCTATCATGGAGCGCAGTGTGGGTCGCATTATAGATTCACTGTGCGCACAGATTACTGAATGCTTCGTGTCTCAGGTAACGCCTCAGGTTGAGGAAATGGTTCATCATACCGAGGAAGAGTCTTTGGTAGCGACTTTAGCACCCCCAACAGAAGACCTTGCTCTAAACGCCAGCAGTCTTCACGTCAATAGAAAGACGCCGGAAATCCAAGACAACCTATTGATGCGTTGACTACCTTTATACCTGGTCTGTGAAAGCAGGACGGGGCTTTATCTTAATTATACGAGCCCCAACGATTTTTTATTTAAAAATAATTGAACTTGTTTTGAAGTGTTATCTTTCCAGCTTTTCCGTAATAAAAATCAGTTTTAAACGAGCGTAATAACATGTAATTTATTATTTGATTAAAAGAATCGGTCCTTCGTGAGAATAGGATTGATAATTAACCCTGTAGCGGGAATGGGAGGTTCAGTAGGTCTGAAAGGCACCGATGGATACTCAATTGTAATAGAGGCGAGACGGCGAGGTGCTATTCCAAAGGCAGAGGAAAGGATGAGTCAAACACTAAAGAATATTGGTTTTTTGGAGGGTATATCCTTCCTAACCGCTAGCGGAGGAATGGGAGGGGATTTGCTAAGTAGGCTCAGTCTACCTCATGATATTATCCATATAGTCTCATCAGAAACGTCTGCTCTTGATACCAAAATCGCTTGTAAAATCTTCCTAGAAAAAAATGTTAGGCTGATCCTATTTGCTGGCGGAGATGGTACAGCTAGGGACATTTTAGACGCTGTGGGTGAAACGATCCCTGTAATAGGCGTACCTTCTGGAGTAAAAATGCATTCAGCTGTTTTTGCTAATACACCGAAAGATGCGGCGAACCTTTTTAGGAAATACCTTCAGGAAGGGCTTCCGCTTCGTAAGTCAGAAGTAATGGATATAGATGAAGAGGCTTTTAGGCAAGGGCGCCTCAGCGCTCGTCTTTATGGATATTTGCTCACTCCTTATGAGAAATCCATGGTACAACCTGTTAAAGGTGACTATGAAGGTAACGATATCGAAGCAGAGAAAGAGGCTATTGCTGACTATGTGGTAGATGAGATTAAGCCTGGAATTCTCTATATTCTTGGCCCTGGGACAACTTTGGAGGCGGTGGCTCGCAAATTGAAAATACCTAAGACACTCCTAGGAGTTGATGTCATCTTGGATGGGAAGGTGGTTGCGGCGGACGCCAGTGAATCTGTACTCTTGGAGTTGTTAGAACATCACCCAAAGGCGAAGATCTTGGTGACTCCCATTGGAGCGCAAGGTTTCATTCTAGGCAGGGGAAATCAGCAGATATCTCCCAAAGTCCTGCGCAAGGTAGGGCTAGAAAATTTGGTTATTCTCGCAGCTCCTACAAAATTGCGCGAGACCAGGGTCCTTAGAGTTGATACTGGCGATCCTAACCTTGATCGTGATTTGAGAGGATTTCGGAATGTTGTAGTCGGATTCCGCCTTGGCACCATGGTCAGGGTGGATTGAGCATTAGAGCTTCACGGCTTCTCTGCCAAGATCGAA
This genomic stretch from Methanomassiliicoccales archaeon harbors:
- a CDS encoding ATP-NAD kinase family protein; the encoded protein is MRIGLIINPVAGMGGSVGLKGTDGYSIVIEARRRGAIPKAEERMSQTLKNIGFLEGISFLTASGGMGGDLLSRLSLPHDIIHIVSSETSALDTKIACKIFLEKNVRLILFAGGDGTARDILDAVGETIPVIGVPSGVKMHSAVFANTPKDAANLFRKYLQEGLPLRKSEVMDIDEEAFRQGRLSARLYGYLLTPYEKSMVQPVKGDYEGNDIEAEKEAIADYVVDEIKPGILYILGPGTTLEAVARKLKIPKTLLGVDVILDGKVVAADASESVLLELLEHHPKAKILVTPIGAQGFILGRGNQQISPKVLRKVGLENLVILAAPTKLRETRVLRVDTGDPNLDRDLRGFRNVVVGFRLGTMVRVD